The following proteins are encoded in a genomic region of Zea mays cultivar B73 chromosome 9, Zm-B73-REFERENCE-NAM-5.0, whole genome shotgun sequence:
- the LOC103638024 gene encoding ervatamin-B, translating to MAGVTRLEKGQGAGWVRGVLGVEHRAGERERESISLVVLCDPEEFQQRFMVYSENVRFIKTMNQLSTGSSYELGENQFTDLTEEEFKDTYLMKLDEQPPAAEAMPPTVGTMSTAGMSNGDNTGEAPNSVDWRTKGAVTPVKNQQQCGSCWAFATVASIEGVHQIKTGRLVSLSEQQIVDCDRGGNDHGCHGGYPRSAMEWVTRNGGLTTESDYPYVGSQRQCMSGKLGHQAARIRGYQAVQRKNEAELERAVAGRPVAVVIDASRAFQFYKRGVFSGPCNTTTVNHAVTVVGYGSTGSDSGGGRKYWIVKNSWGQRWGENGYVRMARRVRAREGMCAIAIEPYYPVM from the exons ATGGCCGGCGTCACTCGGCTGGAGAAGGGGCAGGGCGCAGGCTGGGTACGCGGCGTCCTGGGCGTGGAGCATAGagcaggagagagagaaagagaaag catatctcTAGTAGTGCTATGCGACCCAGAGGAATTCCAGCAACGCTTCATGGTCTACAGCGAGAACGTCCGGTTCATCAAGACCATGAACCAGCTGTCGACCGGGAGCTCGTATGAGCTCGGTGAGAACCAATTCACCGACCTCACCGAGGAGGAGTTCAAGGACACATATCTTATGAAGCTCGACGAGCAGCCCCCTGCAGCTGAGGCCATGCCACCGACCGTCGGCACCATGAGCACAGCAGGCATGTCCAACGGCGACAACACCGGCGAGGCTCCCAACAGTGTGGACTGGAGGACCAAGGGAGCAGTGACGCCGGTCAAGAACCAGCAACAATGCG GCTCTTGCTGGGCGTTTGCAACGGTGGCGTCCATCGAAGGTGTGCACCAGATAAAGACAGGTCGTCTGGTGTCCCTGTCGGAGCAACAGATCGTGGACTGCGACCGTGGGGGGAACGACCACGGCTGCCATGGCGGTTACCCTAGATCCGCCATGGAGTGGGTCACCCGCAACGGCGGCCTGACCACCGAGTCGGACTACCCGTACGTGGGCAGCCAGAGACAATGCATGAGCGGCAAGCTTGGTCACCAAGCGGCTAGGATCCGTGGCTACCAGGCGGTGCAGCGCAAAAACGAGGCCGAGCTGGAGCGCGCCGTGGCGGGACGCCCGGTCGCCGTGGTCATCGACGCGAGCAGGGCCTTCCAGTTCTACAAGCGCGGGGTCTTCTCGGGCCCCTGCAACACCACCACCGTCAACCACGCCGTCACGGTGGTCGGGTATGGATCAACCGGCAGCGACAGCGGCGGCGGCCGCAAGTACTGGATCGTCAAGAACTCGTGGGGTCAGAGATGGGGAGAGAATGGCTACGTGCGGATGGCGAGGCGTGTCAGGGCTCGGGAGGGCATGTGCGCCATCGCCATAGAGCCCTACTACCCGGTGATGTGA